The stretch of DNA GCATTTATTAAACCTTCTAATTATGAAATATCAAAGACAAGAAAGTATAAGAATGATATTGGCAGAATAGAAAATATGGATTATGACGCTGAGAATGATTTATTTATTTGCCAGAATGGTAAGACTCTAAAAGTCAATGGTATAAAGTTCAAGAAATCTAAAACAGGATATGAAAGTGAAAAAACAATTTATTCATGTGAGGACTGTAGTAATTGTAGCTTTAAGAGTAAATGTATTAAAGGAAATAATTCTAAAATTCCATTGGGGGAAAGAACTAAGAAACTTGAAACTTCAAAAAAGTTTAATCGTCAAAGAAAAGAAGATTTAGAAAGAATTATTACTGATGAAGGCATCTTACTTAGAATGAATAGAAGTATTCAAGCAGAAGGCTCTTTTGCACAAGTAAAACATGATATGAATTTCAGAAGATTTATGTGTCGTGGTCAAAAGAATGTTTTAGCAGAAAGCATCCTAATTGCTATGGCTCATAATGTTAATAAATTACATAACAAAATACAATCTAACCGAACTGGTAAGCATTTATTTGAGCTAAAAGAAGCTTTATAGTTAAATTTTTTAAGTCTTTTTTATTAGCTTTATTAAAGTGCGTCTATTTTTAAATAGAGTTTATTTATATTATAAAATGTGTAATAAATTTTATAAAAATATAGAAAAGGAGCTATCGCTAGCGGATTTTTTTACCCGCTATGCGACAGCCCCATTTCTATTAACTATCAAATTAGGTTATCCTTAAGTTATCTTAAGTGTCCACTCCTCACAATTCCATATATCTGTTACCACATCTCTATAAAACTCTGGTTCATGGCATACAAGTAATATAGTTCCTTTATATTCTTGTAATGCTCTCTTTAATTCATCTTTTGCATCTACATCTAAGTGGTTTGTAGGCTCATCTAGGATAAGTATATTTGTTTCACTATTTATAAGCTTACATAATCTAACCTTTGCTTGTTCTCCACCACTTAATACACAAACTTTACTTTCTATATGTTTTGTTGTAAGTCCGCATTTAGCTAATGCTGCTCTTACTTCGTATTGTGTAAATGAAGGAAATTGTTCCCAAACTTCTTCTATACATGTCTTGTAGTTTGCTTCTTTTATTTCTTGTTCAAAGTACCCTAGCATTTGGTAATCTCCAAGTTCTACTTCTCCACTTATTGGTTTTATTAATCCCATTAAGCTTTTAAGTAAAGTTGATTTACCTAGTCCATTAGCACCAACTAAAGCTACTTTTTGTCCTCTTTCCATTGATATGTTAAGTGGTTTAGTTAATGGTTCATCATAACCTATTACTAAATCTCTTGTTTCAAATATTAATTTTCCTGAAGTTCTTCCTTGTTTAAATCTAAATTCTGGCTTTGGTTTTTCTGCTTGAAGTTCTATTATATCCATTTTATCAAGCTTCTTTTGTCTTGACTTAGCCATACCTGTAGTTGCAACTCTAGCTTTATTTCTAGCTATAAAATCTTTAAGTCCAGCTATTTCTTGTTGCTGTCTTTCATAAGCTGCTTCTAGTTGTTTCTTATTAGCTTCGTAAATTCTTTGGAAGTTTTCATAATCTCCAACATATCTAGTAAGCTTTCTATTTTCCACATGATAGATTAAATTTATAACAGAATTTAAGAATGGAATATCATGTGATATTAAAATAAATGCATTTTCGTAATTTTGAAGGAATCTCTTAAGCCATTCTATATGTTGCTCATCTAAATAGTTTGTAGGCTCATCTAAAAGTAAGATATCTGGATTTTCAAGTAAAAGCTTTCCAAGTAATACCTTAGTTCTTTGTCCACCACTTAAATCTGTAACATCTCTATCTAATCCTATATCTTTAAGTCCTAGACCTCCTGCAATTTCTTCAACTTTTGCATCTATAAGATAGAATCCATTGTTATCTAACATGTCTTGGATAACTGCAGTCTTTTCTAAAGACTTGTTCATTTCATCCTCGTCCATTTCTCCCATTCTTCCATAGATATCATTCATTTCAGCTTCTAAGTCAAATAAGTATTTAAATGCTCCCTTTAAAGTATCTCTTATTGTCATACCTTTAGTTAGCTCTGCATGTTGATCCATATAACCAACTCTAACTCTGTTGCTCCACTCAATCTTTCCTTCATCAGGCATTAACTTTCCAGTTATTATATTCATAAATGTTGATTTACCTTCACCATTAGCTCCTATTAAACCAACATGCTCCCCCTTTAATAATCTAAAGGATACTTCTTCAAATATTGCTCTGTCGCCAAAACCATGATTCATATTTTTAACGGTTAAAATGCTCATTTTATCCCCTCCGTAAACTTGTTTATATTAAATATTTAAATTTCTATACAAAAATAAGGTGTGATATAATTTCACACCTTATTTATTATATACGATAATCTTATAAAATAAAGAAATTTCTTTTACTAATTTTAATTATCTTTTCTAATATTCATATTCTTTTACATTTTCACATATAGATATCTTCAATTGCTTATTATCTAGTACCTTTTTATATGAACATAAGAATTCATTTAGCTCTAAGTCAGCTAAATCTATTTTATTGAAGCCTTTAAGTATTACATTTTCTTCTTCTAGAATAATATCTAGACTATTTTTTTCATTGCTAATTGTATACGTACTTACAGCTTTCATTTGAATTTTTTCTTTATATTTTTCTTGAAAGCTCATAGTCTTTCTAATTTTTTCTACATCAGTTGAAGTACCTGTTATTTTATCTAAGCCTAAAGCCTTAACTTGCTCTTCTAAACTTGAAGCATCAAAACCGTATCTCTCCATAAGTTTAGTTTGCATTTTTAAAAACTTATCTTGTGATATATTATTTTTCTCCATATATGACATCATTTCTTTGGTAAAATCGGACATTGTTAATTTACCTGCTGACATATCATAATATAGTGAATAAATATATGACTCAAATTTATCTATATCTTTATCATTAACTCTGTTCTTTAATTCATTAAAATCAATTACTCTATCCATCTTAAGCACACTCCTCTAAAT from Clostridium chauvoei encodes:
- a CDS encoding ABC-F family ATP-binding cassette domain-containing protein, producing the protein MSILTVKNMNHGFGDRAIFEEVSFRLLKGEHVGLIGANGEGKSTFMNIITGKLMPDEGKIEWSNRVRVGYMDQHAELTKGMTIRDTLKGAFKYLFDLEAEMNDIYGRMGEMDEDEMNKSLEKTAVIQDMLDNNGFYLIDAKVEEIAGGLGLKDIGLDRDVTDLSGGQRTKVLLGKLLLENPDILLLDEPTNYLDEQHIEWLKRFLQNYENAFILISHDIPFLNSVINLIYHVENRKLTRYVGDYENFQRIYEANKKQLEAAYERQQQEIAGLKDFIARNKARVATTGMAKSRQKKLDKMDIIELQAEKPKPEFRFKQGRTSGKLIFETRDLVIGYDEPLTKPLNISMERGQKVALVGANGLGKSTLLKSLMGLIKPISGEVELGDYQMLGYFEQEIKEANYKTCIEEVWEQFPSFTQYEVRAALAKCGLTTKHIESKVCVLSGGEQAKVRLCKLINSETNILILDEPTNHLDVDAKDELKRALQEYKGTILLVCHEPEFYRDVVTDIWNCEEWTLKIT
- a CDS encoding DUF3867 domain-containing protein — translated: MDRVIDFNELKNRVNDKDIDKFESYIYSLYYDMSAGKLTMSDFTKEMMSYMEKNNISQDKFLKMQTKLMERYGFDASSLEEQVKALGLDKITGTSTDVEKIRKTMSFQEKYKEKIQMKAVSTYTISNEKNSLDIILEEENVILKGFNKIDLADLELNEFLCSYKKVLDNKQLKISICENVKEYEY